Proteins from one Fibrobacter sp. genomic window:
- a CDS encoding fibrobacter succinogenes major paralogous domain-containing protein encodes MKNRLLFILVALLAVSGFAATQGSLVDKRDGKKYKTVKIGDQTWMAENLNYKMQDSYCYSDDESNCKKYGRLYTWKAALYACPVGWHLPGNIDFKALYESVGGKQVAGKKLKTKEGWNKNGNGTDDFGFSALPAGAKDNNGRYIVEGYLTLFWGSMEKDCDKAFGLLLNFGADSVNLESGSKDFRWSVRCIKDETVVPATEVTVDSVTDSRDGQTYKTLKIGTQTWMAKNLNYKADSSFCYDNEESNCAKYGRFYTWQTALKACPSGWHLPSKAEFETLIGSVGDKLVAGRYFKSKEGWNYSGNGTDSFGFSVLPAGYTDDKGKSGQEGFSAVFWSSAENNSSKAYYMSLSCFGLNATLSGDGSKNIAFSVRCVKD; translated from the coding sequence TGGTAGCACTTTTGGCGGTCTCTGGTTTTGCGGCGACGCAAGGATCCTTGGTTGACAAGCGCGACGGGAAAAAATATAAGACAGTAAAAATTGGCGACCAGACCTGGATGGCGGAGAACCTGAACTACAAGATGCAGGATAGCTATTGCTATAGTGACGATGAATCAAATTGCAAAAAGTACGGCCGCTTGTACACTTGGAAGGCTGCGCTATATGCTTGCCCTGTAGGTTGGCATTTGCCGGGCAATATTGATTTTAAAGCATTGTACGAATCTGTCGGCGGTAAACAGGTCGCTGGCAAAAAATTAAAGACCAAGGAAGGCTGGAACAAGAACGGCAACGGCACGGATGATTTCGGATTCTCGGCGCTCCCTGCTGGCGCTAAGGACAACAATGGGCGTTACATCGTTGAGGGCTACCTCACGCTCTTCTGGGGTTCTATGGAGAAAGATTGCGACAAAGCGTTCGGCTTGCTGTTGAACTTTGGCGCCGACAGTGTGAACCTGGAATCCGGCAGTAAGGACTTCAGGTGGTCGGTCCGTTGTATAAAGGACGAAACTGTTGTTCCTGCAACCGAAGTGACCGTGGACTCGGTGACTGATTCTCGCGATGGTCAAACCTACAAGACTCTTAAAATCGGTACGCAGACTTGGATGGCGAAGAACCTGAACTACAAAGCGGACTCTAGCTTCTGCTACGACAATGAGGAAAGCAACTGTGCCAAGTACGGTCGCTTTTATACATGGCAAACTGCTTTAAAGGCTTGTCCGAGCGGTTGGCACTTGCCGAGTAAGGCAGAATTTGAAACATTGATCGGATCTGTTGGCGATAAGCTGGTCGCAGGCAGATATTTTAAGTCCAAGGAAGGCTGGAACTATAGCGGCAACGGCACGGATTCTTTCGGGTTCTCGGTACTCCCTGCTGGCTATACGGACGACAAAGGAAAATCTGGCCAGGAGGGCTTTAGCGCGGTCTTCTGGAGTTCGGCCGAGAACAATAGCAGCAAGGCATACTACATGAGCTTGAGCTGCTTCGGCCTCAATGCGACCCTGAGCGGCGACGGCAGTAAGAACATCGCGTTCTCGGTGCGCTGTGTGAAGGACTAG
- a CDS encoding fibrobacter succinogenes major paralogous domain-containing protein has protein sequence MKRLALTLVLVVVFCAEGAFAAPKKGTMTDARDGESYQTVRIGKQIWTAENLKVKIEGSWCYEDKESSCQKYGWLYNWDAAKVACSVGWHLPSKEEFEILFKFVGGAQEDAWKWENAGKMLKSTNGWNEYEGKDGNGNDAFGFSALPAGYRNGNGNFNNEGNRAYFWSSTESVSGSAYYMGLDFSKDDAFLNSFYKTHGFSVRCVKD, from the coding sequence ATGAAACGACTGGCTTTGACCCTGGTTCTCGTGGTTGTGTTCTGTGCGGAGGGAGCCTTCGCAGCCCCGAAAAAGGGAACCATGACAGACGCCCGCGACGGCGAGTCGTACCAGACTGTAAGGATTGGTAAACAGATTTGGACGGCAGAGAATCTGAAGGTGAAAATCGAGGGTAGCTGGTGCTACGAGGATAAGGAATCGAGCTGTCAGAAATACGGTTGGCTCTATAACTGGGACGCGGCAAAAGTTGCCTGCTCCGTAGGCTGGCACTTGCCCAGCAAAGAGGAATTCGAAATTTTGTTTAAGTTCGTGGGCGGGGCTCAGGAAGATGCTTGGAAATGGGAAAATGCGGGGAAAATGCTGAAGTCCACCAACGGATGGAATGAATATGAAGGAAAAGATGGCAATGGTAATGATGCTTTCGGGTTCTCGGCGCTCCCTGCTGGCTACAGGAATGGCAATGGGAATTTCAACAACGAGGGCAACCGCGCGTACTTCTGGAGTTCTACAGAGAGCGTTAGCGGCAGCGCGTACTACATGGGCTTGGACTTCAGCAAAGACGATGCGTTCCTGAACAGCTTCTATAAGACCCACGGGTTCTCGGTGCGCTGTGTGAAGGACTAG
- a CDS encoding fibrobacter succinogenes major paralogous domain-containing protein — protein MFLFLAACGDDSSFNGPSDNGPVEVKSGTMTDSRDGQTYKTVTIGSQTWMAENLNYETDFSFCYNYEETNCAKYGRLYSWAAAVGKSESECGPAYICSLPSGNIQGVCPNGWHLPSKVEWETLFNAVGGPSTAGRVLKSTSGWNSSGNGTDAFGFSALPAGYRIGGYRIGNEGYDGEGDYAYFWSSTEDFTGYAYCMFLDFYIVDANLHDIIKNYGFSVRCVKD, from the coding sequence ATGTTTCTTTTCCTTGCGGCCTGTGGCGACGACAGCAGTTTCAACGGCCCGAGCGATAACGGGCCGGTTGAGGTGAAGAGTGGAACAATGACCGACTCCCGCGATGGTCAGACCTACAAGACTGTGACGATTGGCTCGCAGACGTGGATGGCAGAAAACCTCAACTACGAAACGGACTTCAGTTTCTGCTATAATTACGAGGAAACTAACTGCGCCAAGTACGGAAGGCTTTACAGTTGGGCTGCGGCGGTAGGTAAGTCGGAAAGCGAATGTGGCCCTGCCTATATATGCTCTCTGCCGTCAGGAAACATTCAGGGTGTATGTCCCAATGGCTGGCATCTGCCGAGCAAGGTCGAATGGGAAACTTTGTTCAACGCAGTCGGTGGACCATCGACGGCAGGCAGGGTGCTCAAGTCCACATCCGGATGGAATAGTAGTGGCAACGGTACGGATGCTTTCGGGTTCTCGGCGCTCCCTGCTGGCTACAGGATCGGCGGCTACAGGATCGGCAATGAGGGTTACGACGGCGAGGGCGACTACGCGTACTTCTGGAGTTCTACGGAGGACTTTACCGGCTACGCGTACTGCATGTTCTTGGACTTCTACATCGTCGATGCGAACCTGCACGACATCATTAAGAACTACGGGTTCTCGGTTCGTTGTGTGAAGGACTAA